In the genome of Acidobacteriota bacterium, the window GTCGAGCACACTCAGGAGATCCGCGAGGAGATCGCGCGGGCGGTGCCCAAGTATGCGGGCATCGAGAAGCTTTCCAAGAAGGGCGACGCGGTGCAGTGGGGCGGACGCCTGCTCTGCCGCGACGGCGACTTCCCGCGTCCGGGGGGGAAAGCGGCTTTCTCGCCGCTGCGTCCGCCCGACTCGGGAGTCCCCGATGGCAAGTTCATGCTCTCCACCCGCCGCGGACGCCAGTTCAACAGCATGGTCCAGTCCAAGCGCGACCCGCTCACGGGAGCCCGCCGCCAGGACGTCCTCATGAATCCCGACGACATGCGCCGCCTGGGCCTCAAAGACGGCGCGCCCGTCCTGCTGCGCTCCCGGGCGGGCAGCTACCGAGGCCACGCCAAAAGCGCACCCATGCGTCCCGGAAACCTGCAAGTCCACTGGCCCGAAGGCAACGTCCTCATCCCCCACGGCCCCAAAGCCGCCTCCGGCGTCCCCGACTACAACACCCTTGTCGAACTCGAGCCGCAAACCTAAAGGGCCTTCCCTCCATAGCTTTGGCGAAGGAGAGCCGCTCCCGACGACCGATCACGGCGGGCATGGCCGTGACCACGGCCCAAGAACCAGTTCTGCTAAAATCCCACCCGTGTCTAGAGATGGCCATCATGCCGATGCCGTAAGCGGCGTGGCCGAACTGCTGCGCCTCGACGGCCACCAGCAGTGGATAGCGCGTCCCGCCTGGTCGCGGGACGGACGCCTGCTGGCCACGCCCTCGGCCGACCGCACCCTGCGGCTGTGGGAGGCCGAGAGCGGACGCCTGCTGCGCACCCTCGAGTGCGGACTCAAGATGGCCACCTGCTGCGCCTTCTCCCCCGACGGACGGCTGCTGGCCGTGGGGTCAGTCAACAACCTGCTCACCGTGTGGGAGGTGGAGACGGGCCAAAAGCTGCATTCCCTGCGCGGACACGTCAAGAGCGTCATGTCGCTGGCCTTCTCCTCCGACGGGAGCCTGTTGGCCTCGGTTGCCTACGACCAGATGATCCTCATCTGGAAGACCTCGGACTGGAGCGAACTGCGCCGCCTGCAAGGACACGCCGATTACGTGCTGGACGTCAGCTGGGCTCCCGGCGGTTCCATCCTGGCCTCGGCCTCCGACGACGGCACCGTGGGACTTTGGGAAGCGTCCACCGCGACCCCCGTCAAGCTCTTCAAGGGCCACTCCGACAAGGTCAAGAGCGTCGGCTTTTCGCCCCAGGCCGACCTCATCGCCTCGGCCTCTCAAGACCACACCGTGATGCTTTGGGACCCTGGCCGGGACAAGCCCGTGGGCGCCCTGGAGGGACACGAAGACGCCGTCCACTCGGTGGCCTTCTCCCACGACGGAGCGCTCCTGGCCAGCAAATCGAAAGACTCCACCGTGCGCCTTTGGGACCCCTCCAGCCTGACCCAACTTGCCTCTATCCCCGAGCCGGCTTCCAAGTCGTCCCTCTCCTCCTTGTCGTTCCACCCCTCCCGTCCCGTTCTTGCTTCTCATAACGGATCGGCTCTGCGCCTCTGGCAACTGAGTCCGGAGAAACTGCTGGCCAATGCGCCTGCGCCAGACAAGCCCCACAAGCCTTCGCTCTTCTCTCGGGTCAAATCCTTGCTGGGCAGCCGCTAGGGCCACTAGGTGGCCAGCAAGTTCACACACGAATCAAGTTTCAGCGACCGCGCTGAAGGCCTGATTGCTCTCGGCGGTATGAGGCTGCTCGCTATTGCTGCCGGTCATGAATCCTGAGCCAGGACCCTCCCTTTCTTGTCCCTGCAAGGGACGGATTCGCCAGCCCGGCGACTGTGTTAAAAGTCAGGTCCGGGCTCGCTGAAGGCGAGCGATTCGCCAGCCCAGGGTCAGCCGCGGCGAGCGAAGCGAGACAGCGGCGCCACCCTGGGTTTCGGGATTATATACTTGACACAAGGTCGCCCCTCTGATACTATTGACTAGTATGGAGTTAGGGCCTACGAGTTCACGATTTCTTCTTGCCGCTCCGGCGGGCTTCAGCTTCGCGGGCTTCCTTCTTAAGTTCGCGGAGCACTTTCTTGTCGAACACCCGCTCGATCACGTCGTCGCTCGTGAGCCTGTTGATTTCCTCAGCGCTCATGTCGCTGATTTTCTTCTTGGTTGGAGCCATATCTAATGCCTAAGACTAAGAACCTGAACCTCGTTAAGTTGATTGAACACTTCGGCAGCGAAGACGAGTGCCGCAAGTACCTGGAGGGCGTGCGCTGGCCCAATGGCGTCGAGTGTCCACGCTGCGGCTGTGAAAGCGTTTCGGAGATCAAGGACCGGGGACAATTCGACTGCAACGAATGCCGCTACCAATTCTCCGTCAAGGCCGGTACCATTTTCCACGATTCGCACCTTCCGCTTCAGAAGTGGTTCATCGCCATCTATCTCATGCTTGAGTCCAAAAAAGGCGTCAGCGCCAACCAGCTCAAGCGTACCATCGGCGTTTCCTACAAGACCGCCTGGTATCTCTGCCACCGCATCAGAGAGGCCATGAAGAACGGCGACGAACCGA includes:
- a CDS encoding WD40 repeat domain-containing protein codes for the protein MSRDGHHADAVSGVAELLRLDGHQQWIARPAWSRDGRLLATPSADRTLRLWEAESGRLLRTLECGLKMATCCAFSPDGRLLAVGSVNNLLTVWEVETGQKLHSLRGHVKSVMSLAFSSDGSLLASVAYDQMILIWKTSDWSELRRLQGHADYVLDVSWAPGGSILASASDDGTVGLWEASTATPVKLFKGHSDKVKSVGFSPQADLIASASQDHTVMLWDPGRDKPVGALEGHEDAVHSVAFSHDGALLASKSKDSTVRLWDPSSLTQLASIPEPASKSSLSSLSFHPSRPVLASHNGSALRLWQLSPEKLLANAPAPDKPHKPSLFSRVKSLLGSR